One genomic segment of Nocardia spumae includes these proteins:
- a CDS encoding ATP-binding protein produces the protein MFSRIAIVNRGEAAMRLIHAVRDLAAATARQIETVALYTDVDRNATFVREADIAYDLGPASARPYLDLKALERALVATKADAAWVGWGFVAEDPAFAELCEQIGVTFIGPSPDAMRKLGDKIGAKLIAEEVGVPVAPWSRGAVDNLDAAVTAAGEIGYPLMLKATAGGGGRGIRVITNEAELVDAYERTSQEAARAFGSGVVFLERLVTGARHVEVQVIADGQGTAWALGVRDCSVQRRNQKVIEESASPVLAPEQVAELKGSAERLAVAVGYRGAATVEFLYHPGDQLFAFLEVNTRLQVEHPITEYTTGFDLVRAQLHVASGGTLEGEPPTERGHAIEARLNAEDPDRDFAPAPGRIALLDLPAGPGIRVDTGVSEGDTIPADFDSMIAKIIAYGRDREEALGRLRRAVGETRVIIEGGATNKSFVLDLLDQPEVIDASADTGWIDRVRGEGRLVAQRHTAVALAAAAIDAYEQEERAERDRLLSTAAGGRPQVQHESGRPLDLKLRGASYRLRVARVGAHRFRIGIESGADVHTADVDLERFDRHTGQIVVNGVRYRLVTGTHGPTHVVDVDGVTHRVSRDEGGVVRSPAPALVVAKPLEVGDEVEAGAPVLVLESMKMETVLRAPFKGRLKECGVSVGSQVEAGAPLLRLEPIADDADDTAADAQAAESVDLDLPDAPTRVLAHERTVRGQQDLRGLLLGFDVDPHDDRRVLADYLAVRREAIADNRRPLAEELELVELFTDLAELSNNRAWGEDAANRHVHSAREYFHTYLQSLDVDRAGLPESYRAKLSKALGHYGVSELDRTPELEAAVFRIFLAQQRPSDTVTVVTALLREWLNEPVPDRVLREPVGLALERLVAVTQVRFPVIADLTRGVVYAWYGQPLLRRNRARVYATVRKHLSHLDAQPAAADRDDRIAEMVRSTEPLVRLLAQRLERGIPDNTVMLEVLTRRYYGNKGLDGVRTQEVDGCSFVVAERRGVSLVSAAVSFDALDTVLGGLGELAAGAASIEADIYLGWENQPEDFDAMAAALQEVLGARALPGQVHRITATVAGSGGAVMHHHFTFRPSSTGLSEERLIRGLHPYIAERMQMRRLRKFDLTRLPSSDEEVYLFQGVAKENPADERLIAFAQVRDLTALREHDGRLLALPTAESTVATCVDSIRRAQSRRPSRKRYHTNRIVLYIWPPLDVTRAELDTIVGRVEPTTAGAGLEEILLIARQPDPETGELVKVVVRFRFDATGGTEVTVGERTDDPVEPLDEYRQKVLRASSRNTVYPYELTGLLGDFAEYDLDADHALVPVDRPKGHNTAAMVAGVVSTPTERHPEGVTRVVLLGDPTKSLGALSEPECRRVIAALDLAEKLQVPLEWYALSSGARISMKSGTENMDWVAAALKRIVEFTQDGGEINIVVSGINVGAQPYWNAEATMLMHTKGILVMTPDSAMVLTGKQALDFSGGVSAEDNFGIGGYDRVMGPNGQAQYWAPNLSAARDVLMSHYDHTYIAPGEQSPRRAQTTDPIDRDVCTFPHTLADSDFTTVGEIFSAAANPDRKKPFDIRTVMRALADQDHPVLERWAGMADAETAVVQDAHLGGIPVCLLGIESRGVPRHGFPSTDGPDTYTAGTLFPRSSKKAARAINAASGNRPLVVLANLSGFDGSPESMRKLQLEYGAEIGRAIVNFRGPIVFCVISRYHGGAFVVFSKALNPNMTVLALEGSFASVLGGAPAAAVVFAGEVDTRTAKDPRVRELESRVANASGTERAEASAELDELRSTVRAEKLGEVAAEFDRVHNIHRAVEVGSVDAVISARELRPRIIEAIEGGAA, from the coding sequence GTGTTCAGCCGCATCGCCATCGTGAACCGGGGTGAGGCCGCCATGCGTCTCATCCACGCCGTCCGAGATTTGGCCGCGGCGACCGCGAGACAGATCGAAACCGTCGCTCTGTACACCGACGTCGACCGGAACGCCACATTCGTGCGCGAGGCCGATATCGCCTACGACCTCGGTCCGGCATCGGCTCGACCATATCTGGACCTCAAGGCCCTCGAGCGGGCGCTGGTCGCGACGAAAGCCGACGCCGCCTGGGTCGGCTGGGGTTTCGTCGCCGAGGATCCCGCCTTCGCGGAGCTGTGTGAGCAGATCGGTGTGACCTTCATCGGCCCCAGCCCGGATGCGATGCGCAAACTGGGCGACAAGATCGGCGCGAAGCTGATCGCCGAAGAGGTCGGTGTCCCGGTCGCCCCGTGGAGCCGCGGCGCGGTCGACAACCTGGATGCGGCGGTGACGGCCGCCGGGGAGATCGGCTACCCGCTGATGCTGAAGGCGACCGCCGGTGGCGGCGGTCGCGGAATCCGCGTGATCACCAACGAGGCCGAGCTGGTCGACGCCTACGAGCGCACCAGCCAGGAAGCCGCACGCGCCTTCGGTAGTGGTGTCGTATTCCTCGAGCGCCTGGTCACCGGTGCCCGCCACGTCGAGGTCCAGGTGATCGCCGACGGTCAGGGCACGGCCTGGGCGCTGGGTGTGCGCGACTGCTCGGTGCAGCGCCGCAACCAGAAGGTCATCGAGGAGTCGGCGTCGCCGGTATTGGCGCCCGAGCAGGTCGCGGAGTTGAAGGGGTCGGCCGAGCGGCTGGCGGTCGCCGTCGGTTACCGCGGCGCGGCGACCGTCGAATTCCTCTACCACCCCGGCGACCAGCTGTTCGCCTTCCTCGAGGTCAACACCCGCCTGCAGGTCGAGCACCCGATCACCGAGTACACCACCGGATTCGACCTCGTGCGCGCCCAGCTGCACGTGGCCTCGGGCGGCACACTCGAGGGTGAGCCGCCGACCGAGCGCGGGCACGCGATCGAGGCCCGGCTCAACGCCGAGGACCCCGATCGCGACTTCGCCCCGGCCCCGGGCCGGATCGCGCTGCTGGATCTGCCGGCCGGACCGGGTATCCGCGTCGACACCGGCGTCAGCGAGGGCGACACCATCCCCGCCGACTTCGACTCGATGATCGCCAAGATCATCGCCTACGGCCGGGACCGTGAGGAGGCGCTGGGCCGTTTGCGCCGGGCCGTCGGTGAGACCCGGGTCATCATCGAAGGTGGCGCCACCAACAAGAGTTTCGTTCTCGACCTGCTCGACCAGCCCGAGGTGATCGACGCCAGCGCCGACACGGGCTGGATCGACCGCGTCCGTGGTGAGGGTCGCCTGGTCGCCCAGCGTCACACCGCGGTCGCCCTCGCCGCCGCCGCCATCGACGCCTACGAGCAGGAGGAGCGCGCCGAGCGAGATCGGCTGCTGTCCACCGCCGCCGGTGGCCGTCCGCAGGTGCAGCACGAGAGCGGCCGCCCGCTGGATCTGAAGCTGCGCGGCGCGAGCTACCGGCTCCGGGTCGCCCGGGTGGGCGCGCACCGCTTCCGGATCGGTATCGAGTCCGGCGCCGATGTCCACACCGCCGACGTCGATCTCGAGCGTTTCGATCGGCACACCGGTCAGATCGTGGTCAACGGTGTCCGGTACCGCCTGGTCACCGGCACCCACGGTCCGACCCACGTGGTCGATGTCGACGGCGTGACCCACCGGGTCAGCCGCGACGAGGGCGGCGTCGTGCGCTCGCCGGCGCCGGCGCTGGTCGTCGCCAAGCCGCTCGAGGTCGGTGACGAGGTCGAGGCCGGCGCGCCGGTGCTGGTCCTCGAGAGCATGAAGATGGAGACGGTGCTGCGGGCGCCGTTCAAGGGCCGGCTCAAGGAATGCGGCGTCTCCGTCGGCTCGCAGGTGGAGGCCGGTGCGCCGCTGCTGCGCCTGGAGCCGATCGCCGACGACGCGGACGACACCGCGGCCGATGCGCAGGCCGCCGAATCGGTCGATCTGGATCTGCCCGACGCGCCCACCCGGGTGCTCGCGCACGAGCGCACGGTCCGCGGTCAGCAGGATCTGCGCGGCCTGCTGCTCGGATTCGACGTCGACCCGCACGACGACCGCCGGGTCCTCGCCGACTATCTGGCCGTGCGCCGCGAGGCCATCGCGGACAACCGCCGGCCGCTGGCCGAGGAACTCGAACTGGTCGAGCTGTTCACCGACCTGGCCGAACTGAGCAACAACCGGGCCTGGGGCGAGGACGCCGCCAACCGGCACGTGCACAGCGCGCGGGAGTATTTCCACACCTATCTGCAGAGCCTGGACGTCGACCGGGCCGGACTGCCGGAGTCCTACCGGGCGAAGCTGTCCAAGGCGCTCGGCCACTACGGCGTCAGCGAACTGGACCGGACTCCGGAACTCGAGGCCGCGGTCTTCCGTATCTTCCTCGCCCAGCAGCGTCCCTCCGACACCGTCACGGTCGTCACCGCGTTGCTGCGCGAGTGGCTGAACGAGCCCGTGCCGGATCGGGTACTGCGCGAGCCGGTCGGCTTGGCACTGGAGCGCCTGGTCGCCGTGACGCAGGTGCGCTTCCCGGTGATCGCCGACCTGACCCGCGGTGTGGTCTACGCCTGGTACGGCCAGCCGCTGCTGCGGCGTAATCGCGCCCGTGTGTACGCCACCGTCCGCAAGCACCTGAGCCATCTGGACGCGCAGCCCGCCGCCGCCGATCGCGACGATCGGATCGCCGAGATGGTGCGCAGCACCGAGCCGCTGGTGCGGCTGCTGGCCCAGCGCCTGGAGCGCGGCATTCCCGACAACACCGTCATGCTCGAGGTGCTGACCCGCCGCTACTACGGCAACAAGGGGCTCGACGGCGTCCGCACCCAGGAGGTCGACGGCTGCAGCTTCGTCGTCGCCGAACGGCGCGGAGTGAGCCTGGTGTCGGCGGCGGTCAGTTTCGATGCGCTCGACACGGTGCTGGGCGGACTCGGTGAGCTGGCGGCCGGTGCGGCCTCCATCGAAGCCGATATCTACCTCGGCTGGGAGAACCAGCCGGAGGACTTCGACGCGATGGCCGCGGCCCTGCAGGAGGTACTCGGCGCGCGCGCTCTGCCCGGCCAGGTGCACCGGATCACCGCCACGGTGGCGGGCAGCGGCGGTGCGGTCATGCACCACCACTTCACCTTCCGCCCGTCGTCCACCGGACTGTCGGAGGAGCGGCTCATCCGCGGGCTGCACCCCTACATCGCCGAGCGCATGCAGATGCGCCGGCTGCGCAAGTTCGACCTCACCCGGCTGCCGTCCTCCGACGAGGAGGTCTACCTGTTCCAGGGGGTGGCCAAGGAGAACCCCGCCGATGAGCGGTTGATCGCCTTCGCCCAGGTCCGAGACCTGACCGCACTGCGCGAACACGACGGCCGGCTGCTCGCGCTGCCGACCGCCGAGAGCACCGTGGCGACCTGTGTCGACTCGATCCGCCGCGCCCAGTCACGGCGGCCGTCGCGCAAGCGCTACCACACCAACCGGATCGTGCTCTACATCTGGCCGCCGCTGGATGTCACCCGCGCCGAACTGGACACCATCGTCGGGCGCGTGGAACCGACGACCGCGGGCGCCGGGCTCGAGGAGATCCTGCTCATCGCCCGACAGCCCGATCCGGAGACCGGGGAACTGGTCAAGGTCGTGGTGCGCTTCCGCTTCGACGCCACCGGAGGCACCGAGGTCACCGTCGGTGAGCGGACCGACGATCCGGTCGAGCCGCTCGACGAGTACCGGCAGAAGGTGCTGCGTGCCAGCAGCCGCAACACCGTCTACCCGTACGAATTGACGGGTCTGCTCGGTGATTTCGCCGAATACGACCTCGACGCCGACCACGCGCTGGTGCCGGTCGACCGGCCCAAGGGCCACAACACCGCGGCGATGGTCGCGGGTGTGGTCAGCACGCCGACCGAGCGGCATCCCGAGGGGGTCACCCGCGTCGTCCTGCTCGGCGATCCGACGAAATCGCTGGGCGCGCTGTCGGAGCCGGAATGCCGCCGGGTGATCGCGGCCCTGGATCTGGCCGAGAAGTTGCAGGTGCCGCTGGAGTGGTACGCCCTGTCCTCCGGTGCTCGGATCTCGATGAAATCCGGTACCGAGAACATGGACTGGGTGGCGGCGGCGCTCAAGCGCATCGTCGAATTCACCCAGGACGGCGGTGAGATCAACATCGTGGTCTCGGGCATCAACGTCGGCGCGCAGCCGTACTGGAACGCCGAGGCGACGATGCTCATGCACACCAAGGGCATCCTGGTGATGACGCCGGATTCGGCCATGGTGCTGACCGGTAAGCAGGCGCTGGACTTCTCCGGTGGTGTATCGGCGGAGGACAACTTCGGTATCGGTGGCTACGACCGGGTCATGGGCCCGAACGGGCAGGCGCAGTATTGGGCGCCGAACCTGTCCGCCGCTCGTGATGTGCTGATGTCGCACTACGACCACACCTACATCGCACCGGGGGAGCAGTCCCCGCGCCGGGCGCAGACCACCGACCCGATCGACCGCGATGTCTGCACCTTCCCGCACACGCTGGCCGACAGCGACTTCACCACGGTGGGCGAGATCTTCTCCGCCGCCGCGAACCCGGATCGCAAGAAGCCGTTCGATATTCGGACCGTGATGCGGGCGCTCGCCGATCAGGACCACCCGGTCCTGGAGCGGTGGGCCGGTATGGCCGATGCCGAGACCGCGGTGGTGCAGGATGCGCATCTGGGCGGTATTCCGGTCTGCCTGCTGGGTATCGAGTCGCGGGGTGTGCCGCGGCACGGATTCCCGTCCACCGACGGCCCGGACACCTACACCGCGGGCACCCTGTTCCCACGGTCGTCGAAGAAGGCCGCCCGTGCGATCAACGCGGCCAGCGGCAACCGTCCGCTGGTGGTGCTGGCGAACCTGTCGGGCTTCGACGGATCGCCGGAGTCGATGCGCAAACTGCAGCTCGAGTACGGTGCCGAAATCGGCCGGGCGATCGTGAATTTCCGTGGGCCCATCGTGTTCTGCGTGATCTCGCGGTACCACGGCGGTGCGTTCGTGGTCTTCTCGAAGGCGCTGAACCCGAATATGACGGTGCTCGCACTGGAGGGTTCGTTCGCTTCGGTGCTCGGTGGCGCCCCCGCCGCCGCGGTGGTGTTCGCCGGCGAGGTCGATACCCGCACCGCCAAGGACCCGCGGGTTCGTGAGCTCGAGTCCCGGGTGGCCAACGCATCGGGAACCGAACGTGCGGAGGCCTCCGCCGAACTCGACGAACTCCGTTCGACCGTGCGTGCCGAGAAGCTCGGTGAGGTCGCCGCGGAATTCGACCGGGTGCACAACATCCACCGCGCGGTGGAGGTCGGTTCGGTCGACGCGGTGATCAGCGCCCGTGAGCTGCGTCCTCGCATTATCGAGGCGATCGAGGGCGGCGCCGCGTAA
- a CDS encoding MFS transporter, with translation MSRVTSRPHYNLVFAVLLLGISAYALLQSMVVPVLALLIPALHTTQSTATWLMTGYLLSASVATPILGRIGDKVGKERMLVVTLVALTVGSLIAALTDSIGVMIVARVIQGLGGGVIPLAFGIIRDEFPARKLHGAVGIASSLIAVGSGLGLVLAGPIVDHLNYHWLFWVPMIITAVAAVAAILFVPESPVRSPGRINWGAAILLSAWLVALLLAVSKGPAWGWTSGATLGLFALAVVCAAGWIVVELRSETPLIDMRTMRIPAVWTTNLVAVLTGAGMYAMMTFLPQLLQTPKSVAGYGLSASITQSGLYMLPLSIAMFAIGLAIGPLAAWVGPKAIVVIGSVITVPAFVMLAVGHDHSWEIYVAGALLGVGIGLAFSSMPAIIVAAVPPAQTGAATGMNANVRTVGGAIGSAVSAVLLTSGATTAHGLPADSGYSKVFWFLAGVSVLAAAAALIIPAVRTHGAPAETVEPAGSAAAEAMVQTLVEAGENGLSAVASGVAAAQPATAGLDEPSIAGSIGGDNGRPVSGVALTLIDQRGHQVSRAVGGSDGGYRLAAPQPGSYVLIASAAAHRPVAVTVIVGAAAQRVDLELPSSGELTGTVRRAGTDEPVADATVTLTDAGGEVVGAAVTGADGGYICRGVAPGTHTLVVVADAMAPQAVTLTVPATGLLHHDTALAPMANLAGAVQTQGRAVPNAQVTVVDSAGEPVGTARTDSAGRYRVPALPAGNYTVVARGYPSVASTVNVSGGTVTHDMELSYDETVHVPAR, from the coding sequence GTGTCGCGCGTCACATCTCGCCCGCACTACAACCTCGTCTTCGCGGTGTTGCTGCTCGGAATATCCGCGTACGCCCTGCTGCAGTCGATGGTCGTGCCGGTGCTGGCACTGCTGATTCCGGCTCTGCACACCACGCAGAGCACGGCGACCTGGCTGATGACCGGGTATCTACTGTCGGCGTCGGTGGCCACGCCCATCCTCGGGCGAATCGGTGACAAGGTCGGCAAGGAGCGCATGCTCGTCGTCACCCTGGTCGCGCTCACCGTCGGCTCGCTGATCGCGGCGCTGACCGACTCGATCGGCGTGATGATCGTCGCCCGGGTCATCCAGGGCCTCGGTGGCGGCGTGATCCCGTTGGCCTTCGGCATCATTCGCGACGAGTTCCCGGCGCGCAAGCTGCACGGGGCGGTGGGTATCGCGTCCTCGCTGATCGCCGTCGGCTCCGGCCTGGGCCTGGTGCTGGCCGGCCCGATCGTCGACCATCTGAACTACCACTGGCTGTTCTGGGTGCCGATGATCATCACCGCGGTCGCCGCCGTGGCCGCGATCCTGTTCGTCCCCGAATCGCCGGTGCGCAGTCCCGGCCGGATCAATTGGGGGGCGGCGATTCTGCTGTCGGCCTGGCTCGTGGCGCTGCTGCTCGCCGTGAGCAAGGGACCGGCGTGGGGCTGGACCTCGGGTGCGACCCTCGGGTTGTTCGCGCTGGCCGTGGTCTGCGCCGCGGGATGGATCGTGGTGGAACTGAGGTCGGAGACGCCGCTGATCGATATGCGGACGATGCGCATCCCGGCGGTGTGGACCACCAATCTGGTCGCCGTGCTGACCGGTGCCGGTATGTACGCGATGATGACGTTCCTGCCGCAGCTGTTGCAGACGCCGAAGTCGGTGGCCGGCTACGGCTTGAGCGCCAGCATCACCCAGTCCGGGCTGTACATGCTGCCGCTGTCGATCGCGATGTTCGCGATCGGGCTGGCCATCGGCCCGCTCGCGGCGTGGGTCGGTCCGAAGGCCATCGTGGTCATCGGCAGTGTCATCACCGTTCCGGCGTTCGTGATGCTCGCCGTCGGGCACGATCACAGCTGGGAGATCTACGTGGCGGGCGCCCTGCTGGGTGTCGGTATCGGCCTGGCGTTCTCGTCGATGCCCGCCATCATCGTGGCCGCGGTGCCGCCCGCCCAGACCGGCGCGGCAACCGGTATGAACGCGAATGTGCGCACCGTGGGCGGCGCGATCGGCAGCGCTGTCTCGGCCGTGCTGCTGACCTCGGGCGCCACTACCGCGCACGGTCTGCCCGCGGATTCGGGCTATTCCAAGGTCTTCTGGTTCCTCGCGGGCGTTTCCGTCCTCGCGGCGGCGGCGGCCCTGATCATCCCGGCGGTCCGCACACACGGCGCACCGGCCGAGACCGTCGAACCGGCCGGGTCGGCCGCGGCCGAGGCCATGGTGCAGACCCTCGTCGAAGCCGGCGAGAACGGCCTGTCCGCGGTCGCCTCCGGCGTCGCGGCGGCGCAGCCGGCGACGGCCGGGCTCGACGAGCCGTCCATCGCCGGGAGTATCGGTGGCGACAACGGCCGCCCGGTCTCCGGTGTCGCGCTGACGCTGATCGACCAACGCGGACATCAGGTTTCGCGTGCGGTGGGCGGGTCCGACGGCGGCTATCGGCTCGCCGCGCCGCAACCGGGCAGCTATGTGCTGATCGCCTCGGCGGCGGCCCATCGGCCGGTCGCGGTGACCGTGATCGTCGGTGCTGCCGCGCAGCGGGTGGACCTCGAACTGCCGAGTTCCGGTGAGCTCACCGGAACGGTGCGCCGAGCCGGGACGGACGAGCCGGTCGCCGACGCGACGGTAACCCTCACCGACGCCGGTGGCGAGGTGGTCGGCGCCGCCGTCACCGGAGCCGACGGCGGCTATATCTGCCGCGGCGTGGCGCCCGGTACCCACACCCTGGTGGTGGTCGCCGACGCGATGGCGCCGCAGGCCGTCACGCTCACGGTGCCGGCCACCGGACTGCTGCACCACGACACCGCACTGGCCCCGATGGCGAATCTGGCCGGCGCGGTGCAGACGCAGGGCAGGGCGGTGCCGAATGCGCAAGTGACGGTGGTCGATTCGGCCGGTGAGCCGGTCGGCACCGCCCGCACCGACTCCGCCGGCCGTTACCGAGTCCCGGCCCTGCCGGCGGGCAACTACACCGTGGTCGCGCGCGGCTATCCCTCGGTCGCCAGCACCGTTAACGTCAGCGGTGGCACCGTCACCCACGACATGGAGCTGAGCTACGACGAGACGGTGCACGTCCCGGCCCGCTAG
- a CDS encoding phosphotransferase family protein, whose translation MTTELAGNGALSVLHAACLSVGMESGGARPVPFGTGIGYRLPSGVMVRISGPGHGPGTRREIDAARWLSESGIAAMDAVPGVRQPLEIHGRTVTFWLDPPPHQHGTLGDVAATLLRLHSLAPPTDFSLGQFQPFLGIAETIETADVFSVDDRRWLRAHLGELRGRWADLPSGLQWCVVHGGAWDGEFATTTDHRVLVLNLENLAIGPPEWDLVPTAIEFASFGWITAAQYAGFCDTYHYDVMRWGGFFLLRDILEFRMTIDAARAAAEDPAHRPQARLRLSCIRGDEGPRQWPGWEPVP comes from the coding sequence ATGACAACAGAACTAGCGGGAAACGGCGCGTTGTCGGTTCTGCACGCAGCCTGTTTGAGCGTCGGAATGGAGTCGGGGGGCGCCCGGCCGGTGCCGTTCGGGACCGGAATCGGCTACCGACTACCCAGCGGCGTCATGGTCCGGATCAGCGGCCCCGGCCACGGTCCCGGAACCCGCCGGGAGATCGACGCGGCGCGCTGGCTCAGCGAGTCCGGTATCGCGGCCATGGACGCGGTGCCCGGCGTACGTCAGCCATTGGAAATCCACGGACGGACCGTGACGTTCTGGCTCGATCCGCCGCCACATCAGCACGGCACACTCGGTGATGTCGCCGCGACCCTGCTCCGGTTGCACAGCCTGGCGCCACCGACAGACTTCTCCCTCGGGCAGTTCCAGCCCTTCCTCGGTATCGCCGAGACCATCGAAACGGCCGACGTCTTCAGCGTCGACGACCGCCGGTGGCTGCGCGCGCACCTCGGCGAATTGCGCGGGCGCTGGGCGGATCTGCCCAGCGGCCTGCAATGGTGCGTGGTTCACGGCGGAGCATGGGACGGGGAGTTCGCGACCACCACGGATCATCGTGTGCTGGTGCTGAATCTGGAGAATCTGGCGATCGGCCCGCCCGAATGGGATCTGGTGCCCACCGCGATCGAATTCGCGTCCTTCGGCTGGATCACCGCGGCCCAGTACGCCGGATTCTGCGATACCTACCACTACGACGTCATGCGCTGGGGTGGATTCTTCCTGCTGCGCGACATCCTGGAATTCCGGATGACCATCGACGCCGCCCGTGCCGCCGCCGAGGACCCGGCCCACCGGCCGCAGGCCCGGCTGCGACTGTCCTGTATCCGCGGCGACGAGGGGCCACGGCAGTGGCCGGGGTGGGAACCCGTGCCCTGA